Proteins encoded by one window of Martelella endophytica:
- a CDS encoding ATP-binding protein: MNWLRNRIVILLIVAILSVVGLATFAAVNALQRPDPDTLMLPLARQLATLAQVAEADPSLAAAEGLVMAPAPASGDLDQKATRHVKRALLKVGFTGETLITRPEGGGLTISIDLGEDGFLVMPFPDLRPPPGGRYVFAGWIALIIIGSIAVSVFAASMIMRPLRLIQNAVGSIGPDGMLPHVPETGPPETRMAARALNRLSSHLKAATESRMRLVAAAGHDLRTPMTRMRLRAEFIEEEAEREKWLADLEELDRIADSAIRLVREEVSRDTTAIVDLAALLREIVEGLAPLGMRVDLQATVPVEIEAAPLAIKRALRNLIVNAATHGGGATITLDRDGGEAVITIADEGPGIPEDLLGQVFEPFFRVDLARRKTIPGAGLGLAIAREIIERSGGHITIANRKPSGLLQTVTWTL; this comes from the coding sequence ATGAACTGGCTGCGCAATCGGATCGTCATCCTTCTTATCGTCGCCATCCTCTCGGTGGTCGGACTGGCGACCTTTGCTGCCGTCAATGCCCTGCAGCGGCCGGATCCCGATACGCTCATGCTTCCGCTCGCCCGCCAACTTGCGACCCTGGCGCAGGTCGCGGAGGCAGACCCCTCTCTCGCGGCCGCCGAGGGGCTTGTGATGGCACCGGCGCCGGCCTCCGGCGATCTCGATCAAAAGGCCACCCGTCATGTGAAGCGAGCACTGCTGAAGGTCGGCTTCACGGGCGAGACACTGATAACGCGTCCGGAAGGCGGCGGGCTCACCATCTCGATCGATCTTGGCGAGGACGGCTTTCTGGTCATGCCGTTTCCCGATCTTCGTCCACCACCAGGAGGGCGCTATGTCTTTGCCGGCTGGATCGCGCTGATCATCATCGGCAGCATCGCCGTTTCGGTATTCGCGGCCTCGATGATCATGCGACCGCTGCGCCTCATCCAGAATGCCGTCGGCAGCATCGGACCGGACGGCATGCTGCCGCATGTGCCGGAAACCGGTCCGCCGGAAACACGCATGGCCGCGCGGGCGCTGAACCGGCTTTCGAGCCATCTGAAGGCCGCGACCGAAAGCCGGATGCGGCTCGTGGCGGCTGCCGGACACGATCTCAGAACGCCGATGACGCGCATGCGCCTTCGCGCCGAATTCATCGAAGAAGAGGCGGAGCGCGAGAAATGGCTGGCCGACCTTGAGGAGCTCGACCGCATCGCCGACAGCGCGATCCGCCTGGTGCGTGAGGAGGTGAGCCGGGACACCACCGCCATCGTCGATCTGGCCGCACTCCTGCGTGAAATCGTCGAAGGGCTGGCGCCACTCGGCATGCGCGTCGACCTGCAAGCGACCGTTCCCGTGGAAATCGAGGCTGCGCCTCTGGCGATCAAGCGGGCGCTGCGCAATCTGATCGTCAATGCGGCAACCCATGGCGGCGGCGCGACGATCACGCTCGACCGCGATGGCGGAGAGGCGGTGATCACCATCGCCGACGAGGGCCCCGGCATTCCCGAGGATCTTCTCGGCCAGGTCTTCGAGCCGTTCTTCCGCGTCGACCTCGCGCGCCGCAAGACCATCCCCGGAGCAGGTCTCGGCCTCGCCATCGCCCGCGAGATCATCGAACGCTCAGGCGGCCACATCACCATCGCCAACCGCAAGCCATCAGGCCTGCTGCAGACAGTGACGTGGACATTGTGA
- a CDS encoding response regulator, producing METQYHILIVDDDPEIRSLLARYLAGQGFDVSLAADRREYEKQTELRRPDLIVLDVMLPDGSGLDICRGLYDAFPHVPVILLTALKEDVDRIIGLEIGADDYLGKPFNPRELVARIRAVLRRAQQFEEPAPAGLVYRFGDFMLDPERRQVVRHSGEMVDLTGAEFDLLLVFVERPGRLLTRDRLLDLTARRRHDPFDRSIDVMMSKLRRKLGESEEGPIFKTVRNGGYQLTLPVLSEAAPR from the coding sequence TGATCGTCGATGACGACCCCGAGATCCGTTCGCTCCTGGCGCGCTATCTCGCAGGCCAGGGGTTCGACGTCAGCCTCGCCGCGGATCGCCGCGAATACGAGAAGCAGACGGAGCTGCGGCGGCCCGATCTCATCGTCCTTGATGTCATGCTGCCGGATGGTTCGGGCCTCGACATCTGCCGCGGCCTCTATGACGCGTTTCCGCATGTCCCCGTGATCCTGCTGACCGCGCTCAAGGAAGACGTCGATCGCATCATCGGGCTGGAGATCGGCGCCGATGACTATCTCGGAAAGCCGTTCAACCCGCGCGAACTCGTCGCCCGCATTCGCGCCGTGCTGCGACGCGCCCAGCAGTTCGAGGAGCCCGCACCGGCCGGGCTGGTCTACCGCTTCGGCGATTTCATGCTTGACCCCGAGCGCCGCCAGGTCGTTCGCCACAGCGGAGAGATGGTCGATCTCACGGGCGCGGAGTTCGACCTGCTGCTGGTCTTCGTCGAACGTCCTGGCCGGCTACTGACCCGCGACCGGTTGCTGGATCTCACCGCGCGGCGCCGGCACGATCCCTTCGACCGGTCGATCGACGTGATGATGAGCAAGCTTCGCCGCAAGCTCGGCGAGAGCGAGGAGGGCCCGATCTTCAAGACGGTTCGCAATGGCGGCTATCAGCTGACGCTACCGGTGCTCTCCGAGGCGGCCCCACGATGA
- a CDS encoding cytochrome c biogenesis CcdA family protein, giving the protein MSFGDISFLTALFAGALSFLSPCVLPLVPPYLCYMAGISIDEFRGDAEAKAPRAVAVLLPALFFTLGFATVFIALGAGASSIGQLLRQYMDILAKIGGLVIIAMGLNFLGVLKIPFLSREARFQGAGKPASASGAYVMGLAFAFGWTPCIGPVLGAILAVAATRDTVESGAVLLAIYSLGLAVPFWIAALFSGAFTRFLARFKRHLGMVEKIMGVLLILTGLAFLFGFIADMAIWFQQTFPVLSRIG; this is encoded by the coding sequence TTGTCGTTTGGTGATATCTCGTTTCTGACCGCGCTTTTTGCGGGCGCGCTTTCCTTCCTGTCGCCCTGCGTGCTGCCGCTCGTCCCGCCCTATCTCTGCTATATGGCAGGCATTTCGATCGACGAGTTTCGCGGTGATGCCGAGGCGAAGGCGCCGAGGGCGGTGGCTGTGCTGCTGCCGGCGCTGTTCTTCACGCTCGGCTTTGCCACGGTGTTCATCGCGCTCGGCGCCGGCGCCTCATCCATCGGACAGTTGCTCCGGCAATATATGGACATCCTCGCCAAGATCGGTGGCCTGGTGATCATCGCTATGGGCCTGAACTTTCTCGGCGTCCTGAAGATCCCCTTCCTGTCGCGCGAAGCCCGGTTCCAGGGCGCCGGAAAGCCGGCCAGCGCAAGCGGTGCCTATGTCATGGGCCTTGCCTTCGCCTTTGGCTGGACACCGTGCATCGGGCCGGTTCTCGGTGCGATCCTCGCCGTCGCCGCGACCCGCGACACGGTCGAAAGCGGCGCGGTGCTGCTCGCCATCTATTCGCTCGGCCTTGCCGTGCCGTTCTGGATCGCCGCGTTGTTCTCGGGTGCCTTCACCCGCTTCCTCGCGCGCTTCAAGCGTCACCTCGGCATGGTCGAGAAGATCATGGGCGTGCTTTTGATCCTGACCGGCCTTGCCTTCCTGTTCGGCTTCATCGCCGACATGGCGATCTGGTTCCAGCAGACCTTCCCGGTACTCTCGCGCATCGGCTAG